The Cyanobacteriota bacterium nucleotide sequence AACTGGCAGTTGCCCATGGATCCAAAACAAGTTGAGGCTTGGGTGTGTTATCCCACAAGATATTGCCACGACTATCAGTAACCTGCACGATCAAGGTCGTGTCTGATTGCCAGCCATTATTCGCAAACGTAGCATAGGCTGATGCCATTTCCAGGGGTGTTAAATCCACAGCTCCCAGTGGCAGTGAAATAACTGGATCCATAGGACTCTTGATCCCCAGGATTCGACAAACTTCAATCACACGGTTAATACCAACCTCTTGCCCCAAACGCACTGCTGGAACATTACGAGATACTGCCAATGCCTGCCGAATGCTAATAGCACCAGAGAAACTGCCATCGTAGTTTTGGGGAGCATATTGCTCGTAGCCGTCGTTATAAGAGACGGGGGTATCCATCACGATAGAGTTAACGTCATACTTGCCGGTAGCAAACGCTGTGTAGTAGACGAATGGCTTAAAAGCTGAACCGGGCTGACGCAGGGCTTGAATCGCTCGATTAAATTGGGTTTTCTTGGGATCAACACTACCTACCATTGC carries:
- a CDS encoding penicillin-binding transpeptidase domain-containing protein: ALETVKRGHANLIAQWVYADQMALVAVDPRTHYVKAMVGSVDPKKTQFNRAIQALRQPGSAFKPFVYYTAFATGKYDVNSIVMDTPVSYNDGYEQYAPQNYDGSFSGAISIRQALAVSRNVPAVRLGQEVGINRVIEVCRILGIKSPMDPVISLPLGAVDLTPLEMASAYATFANNGWQSDTTLIVQVTDSRGNILWDNTPKPQLVLDPWATASLTDALQSVITNGTATVAQIGRPAAGKTGTTSSERDIWFVGYVPQLAVAVWVGNDDYTPIGHGVTGGGYVAPIWRDFMLQALKNVPVEKFRSPSEFDRP